The segment TCGTAGCCCAGTTGAGTCGCTACTTCTTTCACCTTTTCTACGAGAGCGGATCCTCTTCCCTCGCCCTGAAACTCAGGGAGGACTTCAAGTGCTTGTAAGCATACAGTTCGTTTCCCGTGCTCTATCAGCAGCCTCATACGAGCAACCAGCATATCGCCATAGAGAATTCCATAGTACATGGCCTCTTGTAACATATGCGGTTGTGCGTGCGATAATTGCAGCCCGATAATGGCGTCGGCAGTGAAGTCCAATTCTGGCCATGATCCAGAATCGGTGAACTCTCGAAAGAGTCGGACAGTCTCTTCGCATAATGGCAGCAACTCAACTGTGTAATTCCTGGTCATTGTCTACAACCTACCCTATTCGTAGAGCGTCTATCATCTTCATGCCCTTATGCAACTGCAACAGCAAGATAAACCGAAGGCCGTTTGGAGTGATTAGTAGCTTCTGACCAAGCTTAGCCATTAGTCCCAATTCAATCGCGTAGTTTGAGTACATCCTGGTGCCATGGTAGGCTGACATTTCGGTATTCCACTCAAATCCCTTTCCACACGCATCTCGGAAGTGAGGAACGACCATATTTAGCGGCACCGGATATGTATTTCGCGAGAGAGCA is part of the Chloroflexota bacterium genome and harbors:
- a CDS encoding GNAT family N-acetyltransferase; the encoded protein is MTRNYTVELLPLCEETVRLFREFTDSGSWPELDFTADAIIGLQLSHAQPHMLQEAMYYGILYGDMLVARMRLLIEHGKRTVCLQALEVLPEFQGEGRGSALVEKVKEVATQLGYEICVLAAIGERTIEFYRKHGFGICGNNPEGESVPMRWNPRSLESRHRSNTHCTTCCPFSSTKCLNPP